A region of Ignatzschineria larvae DSM 13226 DNA encodes the following proteins:
- the truB gene encoding tRNA pseudouridine(55) synthase TruB, with the protein MNQKIKHKRRHLDGILLLDKPKGMTSNHALQRVKRLFNAEKAGHSGTLDPMATGMLPICFGEATKFAGQLLDKDKQYQFTCKLGEKTATGDEEGEIIEMCSPPQNLTQEKLNNVLQQFMGEIEQVPPMVSALHHNGKRLYELAREGIEVERKPRLITISALTLDHLGEYEFTATVTCSKGTYVRVLAEDIAQKLDTAGHLTMLRRLAIDPFIDTPMVSLETLETLINNDPNPLQLDQFLYPIDHALTDLPILTFNAMDSDRILHGQRIHIEGTLEQPLYRLYNDQNQFLGIGAPHTPTSIGPKRIIQPRI; encoded by the coding sequence ATGAATCAAAAAATTAAACATAAACGCCGTCATCTTGACGGCATTTTGCTTTTAGATAAACCTAAAGGCATGACAAGTAATCACGCTTTACAACGGGTAAAGCGTCTTTTTAATGCCGAAAAAGCGGGGCACAGCGGTACCCTTGATCCCATGGCAACCGGGATGCTGCCGATCTGTTTTGGCGAAGCAACTAAATTTGCAGGGCAACTACTCGATAAAGATAAGCAATATCAATTTACCTGTAAATTAGGGGAAAAAACGGCAACAGGGGATGAAGAGGGAGAAATCATCGAGATGTGTTCCCCTCCACAAAATTTAACGCAGGAAAAGCTCAATAACGTATTACAACAATTTATGGGTGAAATAGAACAAGTGCCACCGATGGTCTCGGCACTACACCACAATGGTAAGCGTCTCTATGAACTTGCTCGAGAAGGGATTGAAGTAGAGCGGAAACCTCGCCTTATTACGATTTCAGCTTTAACGCTTGATCATCTTGGCGAATATGAATTTACCGCCACTGTGACTTGTTCAAAAGGAACTTATGTTCGCGTTTTAGCGGAAGATATTGCACAGAAACTCGATACAGCCGGTCACTTAACGATGCTTCGCCGATTAGCTATCGATCCTTTTATCGATACGCCGATGGTCTCTTTAGAAACACTCGAAACATTGATCAATAATGACCCGAATCCGTTACAACTTGACCAATTTCTCTACCCTATTGATCATGCATTAACAGATCTGCCCATCCTCACTTTCAATGCTATGGATAGCGATCGGATTCTCCATGGACAACGAATCCACATAGAGGGTACACTTGAGCAGCCTCTCTATCGTCTTTACAACGATCAGAACCAATTTTTAGGCATTGGTGCGCCTCATACGCCAACCTCCATTGGCCCTAAACGCATCATTCAACCCAGAATTTAA
- the nusA gene encoding transcription termination factor NusA, with translation MNNKEILLVAETVSNEKGISRDEIFAALEFALAAAARRTYTIDVDLRIEINKADGSYRTFRRWMVVDDHLPREEQVPTRQITLSAAQIDDPNIQVGDFIEDEIENIPFARIGAQTAKQIIFQKIREAERTQMARRYENRIGDLIRGTIKRIDRGNFYVDIGDNDEAFLPKENMIPRESLRIGNQVRAVLEEISMDNPRGPQVVLSRKSDALIKALFEIEVPEINQGSIEIIAASRDPGSRAKIAVKTHDQRIDPVGACVGMRGSRVQNITKELAGERVDIVLWDENPVQFVINAMSPAEVMSVVVDEDRHMMDIAVSQDKLSQAIGRGGQNVRLASKLTGWELNVMGSDDAQQKYEKESGRIIDIFMDGLNVDEEVAEILVREGFSTLEEVAYVPVFEMLEIEEFDEEIVEALRDAAIEALNNKKALLQNLGESAPTPELIALLDDNELLAITLAKSNIRTIDDLAELSTDELCELAEMEEEDASRYIMAARQSWFE, from the coding sequence ATGAATAATAAAGAAATACTACTCGTTGCAGAAACCGTCTCAAATGAGAAAGGGATTTCTCGTGATGAGATCTTTGCGGCATTAGAATTCGCATTAGCTGCAGCTGCGCGCAGAACTTATACTATTGATGTTGATCTTCGTATTGAGATCAATAAAGCTGATGGCTCTTATCGTACTTTCCGTCGTTGGATGGTGGTTGATGATCATCTTCCAAGAGAAGAGCAAGTGCCCACAAGACAAATCACCCTTTCAGCGGCACAAATTGATGATCCTAACATTCAAGTGGGTGATTTCATCGAAGATGAGATTGAAAATATCCCATTTGCCCGAATTGGCGCACAGACAGCGAAGCAGATCATCTTCCAAAAAATTCGGGAAGCTGAAAGAACCCAAATGGCACGTCGCTATGAGAACCGAATTGGCGACTTAATTCGCGGCACAATCAAACGAATCGACCGAGGTAACTTTTATGTGGATATCGGCGATAATGATGAAGCATTTCTCCCAAAAGAGAATATGATTCCTCGCGAATCACTTCGTATCGGTAACCAAGTACGTGCCGTCCTTGAAGAGATCAGTATGGATAACCCTCGTGGGCCTCAGGTTGTGCTCTCTCGTAAAAGCGATGCCTTAATCAAAGCACTCTTTGAGATCGAAGTCCCTGAAATCAATCAAGGTTCTATCGAGATTATTGCTGCAAGTCGTGATCCTGGTAGTCGTGCTAAAATCGCAGTTAAAACCCATGACCAACGAATCGACCCTGTGGGCGCCTGTGTGGGTATGCGCGGTTCACGTGTGCAAAATATCACGAAAGAATTAGCGGGTGAGCGTGTTGATATCGTCCTTTGGGATGAGAATCCTGTACAATTTGTCATTAATGCCATGTCACCTGCTGAAGTGATGTCTGTTGTCGTTGATGAAGATCGTCATATGATGGATATTGCCGTTAGCCAAGATAAGCTATCACAAGCCATTGGCCGAGGTGGTCAGAACGTTCGCCTTGCTTCAAAACTCACAGGCTGGGAATTGAATGTGATGGGTAGCGATGATGCACAGCAGAAATATGAGAAGGAATCCGGTCGCATTATAGATATCTTCATGGATGGTTTAAATGTCGATGAAGAGGTTGCGGAAATCCTTGTTCGTGAAGGTTTCTCAACACTTGAAGAAGTGGCCTATGTGCCTGTATTTGAAATGCTTGAAATTGAAGAGTTCGATGAAGAGATTGTCGAAGCATTACGAGATGCTGCAATTGAAGCGCTCAATAACAAGAAAGCGTTACTACAAAATTTAGGGGAATCAGCGCCAACGCCTGAACTCATTGCGCTCTTAGATGATAATGAGTTACTTGCAATTACGCTTGCAAAGAGTAATATCCGTACCATAGATGATCTTGCAGAGCTTTCAACTGATGAGTTATGTGAACTCGCCGAAATGGAAGAAGAAGATGCAAGTCGGTACATTATGGCAGCAAGACAGAGCTGGTTCGAATAG
- the infB gene encoding translation initiation factor IF-2, whose amino-acid sequence MSEKDKAKSPSKITLKRKTHTELKVETAPGQARTVPVEVRRRRTYVKQKVEENVIAPEEKTAIAEATSTANEAVAEPTVTPPVDRSVPSTPDTKASEAVIESKPAQSSPEDAVKDQRKAEQETKRLEAEKLAHERQLAAKERAEREQEEKREAERLKKEQREKAQQAEIARLNKMASATEKPLSKVAIQFQTQEEPEVPEVIETADIDDSVLIKDVEDEITVKPVKNVAKLADDKTSPKKSRKAGSRRGRGRDDDDDRAEITLKRENKKGNRRQTKRGNQPQQQHGFQLPTATKQIEVELGETISVADLAHKMAVKAAEVIKVLMNLGSMVTINQLLDRETAAIVIEEMGHTYKFVSENPLEEELIASIEQGGQDLLKPRPPVVTIMGHVDHGKTSLLDYIRKEHVASGEAGGITQHIGAYHVQTDKGVITFLDTPGHSAFAAMRARGAKVTDIVILVIAADDGIMPQTIEGIQHAKASETPIIVAVTKIDKPSADKDRIMSELTQYGIVSEDWGGDNLFAFVSSKTGEGIDHLLDQILVQAEVLELKAISEGPARGSVIESKLDRGRGPVASILVQSGCLKKGDILLAGYEYGRVRALIDENGQPVESASPSIPVEVIGLSGVPNAGDEVMVVPDERKAREIALFRQGKFREIKLARQHKSKLENLFNSMGEAETKHVNIVLKADVQGSVEALTNALHELSNDEVTVSVIASGVGGITESDANLAVSSDALVIGFNVRADNSARKIIEDEGLSLYYYSVIYDVIDEVKKALIGKLAPQFKEEIIGIAEVRDVFKSPKFGAIAGCMVTEGLIKRNSPIRVLRDNIVIYEGELESLRRFKDDVAEVRAGIECGIGVKNYNDVRPGDQIEVFETVEVERKL is encoded by the coding sequence ATGAGTGAAAAAGATAAAGCAAAAAGCCCATCTAAAATTACGTTAAAACGCAAAACCCATACAGAGTTAAAGGTTGAAACAGCCCCAGGACAAGCACGTACGGTGCCTGTTGAGGTTCGTCGTCGTCGTACTTATGTGAAGCAAAAAGTTGAAGAGAATGTGATTGCACCAGAAGAAAAAACTGCAATTGCAGAGGCAACTTCAACGGCTAATGAGGCAGTAGCAGAACCTACGGTAACACCTCCGGTAGACAGATCTGTCCCTTCAACGCCAGATACAAAGGCTTCTGAAGCGGTTATAGAAAGTAAACCAGCGCAATCTTCACCCGAAGATGCTGTAAAAGATCAGCGTAAAGCTGAGCAAGAAACTAAACGTCTTGAAGCAGAAAAATTGGCTCATGAACGTCAATTAGCCGCTAAAGAACGTGCTGAACGGGAACAAGAAGAGAAACGAGAAGCTGAACGTCTCAAAAAAGAGCAACGTGAAAAAGCACAACAAGCAGAGATTGCGCGTCTCAATAAAATGGCTTCTGCTACTGAAAAACCACTCTCTAAAGTGGCCATTCAGTTCCAAACACAAGAGGAACCTGAAGTCCCTGAAGTTATTGAAACAGCGGATATTGATGATTCTGTGCTTATCAAGGATGTAGAAGATGAGATCACAGTAAAACCTGTCAAAAATGTAGCAAAACTTGCTGATGATAAAACAAGTCCTAAAAAATCTCGTAAAGCAGGTAGTCGCCGTGGTCGTGGCCGTGATGACGATGATGATCGTGCTGAAATCACACTTAAACGGGAAAACAAGAAAGGTAATCGCCGTCAAACTAAACGCGGTAATCAACCACAGCAACAACATGGTTTCCAACTTCCAACAGCAACAAAACAGATTGAAGTTGAATTAGGAGAAACCATTAGCGTTGCTGATCTTGCCCATAAAATGGCGGTGAAAGCTGCTGAAGTGATTAAAGTTCTCATGAATTTAGGATCTATGGTCACGATCAATCAATTACTTGATCGTGAAACTGCAGCGATTGTGATTGAAGAGATGGGGCATACTTACAAATTTGTGAGTGAAAACCCATTAGAAGAAGAGTTGATTGCTTCTATCGAACAAGGTGGTCAAGATCTTCTCAAACCTCGTCCACCGGTTGTCACTATCATGGGTCACGTTGACCATGGTAAAACTTCTCTTCTTGACTATATTCGTAAAGAACATGTTGCAAGTGGCGAAGCAGGGGGTATTACCCAGCATATCGGAGCATATCATGTACAGACAGATAAAGGGGTCATTACATTCTTAGATACTCCAGGACACAGTGCTTTTGCCGCAATGCGTGCCCGTGGTGCAAAAGTCACAGATATTGTCATACTTGTAATTGCTGCAGATGATGGCATCATGCCACAAACAATCGAAGGAATTCAGCATGCAAAAGCATCTGAAACACCGATTATTGTCGCGGTCACTAAAATCGATAAACCCTCAGCAGATAAAGATCGTATTATGTCTGAATTGACACAATATGGTATCGTTTCTGAGGATTGGGGCGGTGATAACCTCTTTGCTTTTGTCTCTTCAAAAACAGGGGAAGGCATTGATCATCTTCTTGATCAGATCTTAGTTCAAGCAGAAGTACTCGAACTTAAAGCAATTTCTGAAGGTCCTGCTCGTGGTTCTGTGATTGAATCGAAACTCGATCGAGGTCGCGGTCCTGTGGCTTCTATTCTTGTGCAATCAGGTTGCCTCAAGAAAGGGGATATTCTTCTTGCTGGTTATGAATATGGTCGTGTAAGAGCCTTAATTGATGAAAATGGTCAGCCTGTTGAAAGCGCCTCGCCATCAATTCCTGTGGAGGTGATCGGTCTTTCTGGTGTACCTAACGCCGGTGATGAAGTGATGGTCGTACCTGATGAACGTAAAGCCCGTGAAATTGCTCTCTTCCGTCAAGGTAAATTCCGTGAGATTAAACTCGCAAGACAGCATAAATCGAAACTTGAGAATCTCTTTAACTCAATGGGTGAAGCTGAAACTAAACATGTCAATATCGTACTTAAGGCCGATGTACAAGGTTCTGTTGAAGCACTTACAAATGCGTTGCATGAACTCTCAAATGATGAAGTAACTGTAAGCGTTATCGCAAGCGGTGTAGGTGGTATTACTGAATCTGATGCGAACCTTGCAGTCTCTTCTGATGCGCTTGTAATCGGCTTTAATGTCCGTGCAGACAACAGCGCCCGCAAGATTATCGAAGATGAAGGTCTCTCACTCTATTACTATAGCGTCATTTATGATGTAATTGATGAAGTGAAAAAAGCCCTTATCGGCAAACTTGCACCCCAATTTAAAGAAGAAATTATCGGTATTGCAGAAGTACGGGATGTCTTTAAATCACCAAAATTTGGCGCAATTGCTGGCTGTATGGTGACAGAAGGTTTGATCAAACGAAATAGCCCTATTCGGGTACTTCGTGATAATATTGTAATCTATGAAGGGGAACTTGAGTCACTTCGTCGCTTTAAAGATGATGTTGCTGAAGTAAGAGCTGGTATCGAATGTGGTATCGGTGTGAAGAACTACAACGATGTGCGCCCTGGCGATCAGATCGAAGTATTTGAAACTGTGGAAGTAGAACGTAAATTATAA
- the rbfA gene encoding 30S ribosome-binding factor RbfA yields the protein MSTNSRLKRINEQLRQELSMLIRKEITDPRAMLVSITLVETVRDFSQAKVYVTYLGPDEERQEMIDLLHEYAPEFRRQLGKILRLRTIPRFHFIYDDLLEKSNAITSLITEAIRSDEQKAKEHHNDETPHNEFEDESKN from the coding sequence ATGAGTACTAATTCACGATTAAAACGCATTAACGAGCAGCTCCGTCAGGAGCTCTCGATGCTTATTCGCAAAGAGATTACAGACCCTCGGGCAATGCTAGTCTCTATAACCTTAGTGGAAACTGTGCGGGATTTCTCCCAAGCAAAGGTTTATGTGACCTATTTAGGGCCTGATGAAGAGCGGCAAGAGATGATTGACTTACTCCATGAGTATGCACCTGAATTTCGCCGGCAATTAGGGAAAATCTTACGCTTACGGACAATTCCGCGCTTTCACTTTATCTATGATGATCTGTTAGAGAAGAGTAATGCGATTACGTCTCTCATTACGGAAGCGATTCGTTCCGATGAGCAAAAAGCAAAAGAACATCATAATGATGAAACACCTCACAATGAGTTCGAAGATGAATCAAAAAATTAA
- a CDS encoding transporter substrate-binding domain-containing protein: MLKKLLVASSFLLASQAMAQDVIKIGIEGSYPPFSYISENQTMEGFEPDLARLFCEKMNQKCEIVQVDFDALIPSLNTRRIDAILASMSITDTRKKAVNFSNKYYQTPAKFVISKGKTADVTDEGLKGKRIGVQSGTIHEIYMNDKYKRSADIRSYRNLDEAMMDLETGRIDLIFADVVALDTGYLQKDYADRIEFIGPDFFEEEWFGEGVGVGVRKNDNALLERFNAAIKASREDGSYQEVEKKYFDYDVYGEDK, encoded by the coding sequence ATGTTAAAAAAATTATTAGTTGCATCCTCTTTCCTTCTTGCAAGCCAAGCAATGGCACAAGATGTCATCAAAATCGGAATTGAAGGATCTTATCCTCCATTTAGTTATATCTCTGAAAATCAGACAATGGAAGGGTTTGAGCCTGATTTAGCAAGACTTTTTTGTGAAAAGATGAATCAAAAATGCGAGATTGTCCAAGTGGATTTTGATGCATTAATTCCTTCTCTCAATACACGTCGTATTGATGCCATCTTAGCGTCAATGTCGATTACAGATACCCGTAAAAAAGCGGTTAATTTCAGTAATAAGTATTACCAAACACCTGCTAAATTTGTGATTTCTAAAGGCAAAACTGCTGACGTCACAGATGAGGGACTAAAAGGAAAACGTATTGGTGTTCAAAGCGGTACAATTCATGAAATTTATATGAATGACAAGTATAAGCGCTCTGCAGATATTCGTAGTTATCGAAACCTCGATGAGGCGATGATGGATTTAGAAACAGGTCGTATCGATCTGATTTTTGCGGATGTCGTTGCCCTTGATACGGGTTATTTACAAAAAGATTATGCCGATCGCATTGAGTTCATCGGTCCTGATTTCTTTGAAGAAGAATGGTTTGGAGAAGGCGTGGGTGTCGGTGTACGCAAAAACGACAATGCATTATTAGAACGTTTTAATGCAGCGATTAAAGCCTCTCGCGAAGATGGTTCATATCAAGAAGTTGAGAAAAAATATTTCGACTATGACGTTTATGGTGAAGATAAATAG
- the folK gene encoding 2-amino-4-hydroxy-6-hydroxymethyldihydropteridine diphosphokinase encodes MSTVYLSLGSNLNNPINQVLSAISEISANENIKVLAQSSLYETPPIGPKQPNFINAALKIETNLSADALLHAMQRIEQDHQRQRTIHWGPRTLDIDLLLFDNLSIDEENLTIPHPYLTERAFVLVPLLEIEPDLMTPQHGKLQHHLMQLTDRCDIISLSPSNQS; translated from the coding sequence ATGTCTACTGTTTATCTCTCTCTAGGATCAAATCTAAACAACCCGATAAATCAAGTTTTATCTGCGATTTCAGAGATTTCAGCCAATGAAAATATCAAAGTCTTAGCACAATCTTCCCTCTATGAAACACCGCCCATTGGTCCCAAACAACCTAACTTTATCAATGCCGCACTCAAAATAGAGACAAACCTCTCTGCAGATGCGTTATTGCATGCGATGCAAAGGATCGAACAAGATCACCAGCGCCAACGCACCATCCATTGGGGGCCAAGAACCCTCGATATTGATCTACTGCTCTTTGATAACCTCTCCATTGATGAAGAAAATTTAACAATACCGCATCCTTATTTAACCGAGCGCGCTTTTGTACTTGTTCCCCTTTTAGAGATTGAACCCGATCTTATGACACCACAACATGGGAAACTACAACATCACCTCATGCAATTAACAGATCGATGTGACATCATTTCGCTCTCCCCTAGCAATCAGTCATAA
- the icd gene encoding NADP-dependent isocitrate dehydrogenase — protein sequence MQYQHIIVPKGEKITINADFSLNVPNQPIIPFVEGDAVGAEITPVMQKVIDAAVQKAYNGERKIAWMEVYAGEKSTKVYGENEWLPQETLDALKEYIVSIKGPLTTPVGGGIRSLNVTMRQTLDLYLCMRPVQYFQGVPSPVKAPEKVDMVIFRENSEDIYAGIEWEAGSAEAKKIIDFLQNEMHVTKIRFPETSGIGIKPVSEEGTKRLVRKAIQYAIDNDKPNVTLVHKGNIMKFTEGGFRDWGYELAKEEFGATLIGNGPWCEFKNPKTGKMITIKDSIADAFLQRILFEPEKYTVVATLNLNGDYISDALAAQVGGIGIAPGANLSDSIAIFEATHGTAPDIAGKNIVNPGSIILSAEMMLRHLGWTEAADLVIKALNGAISSKRVTADFARMMEGATEVSTSEFGDVMIANM from the coding sequence ATGCAATATCAACATATTATTGTGCCGAAAGGCGAGAAAATTACCATTAACGCAGATTTTTCGCTCAATGTTCCAAACCAACCGATTATCCCTTTCGTTGAAGGAGATGCAGTCGGTGCAGAAATTACGCCTGTGATGCAAAAAGTGATCGATGCAGCAGTTCAAAAAGCCTATAACGGTGAACGTAAAATCGCTTGGATGGAGGTCTATGCCGGCGAGAAGTCAACGAAGGTATACGGTGAGAATGAGTGGTTGCCACAGGAGACTTTAGATGCTTTAAAAGAGTATATCGTCTCTATCAAAGGCCCTTTAACAACCCCTGTTGGGGGTGGTATTCGCTCACTGAATGTAACGATGCGTCAAACACTTGATCTCTATCTCTGTATGCGCCCTGTGCAATATTTCCAAGGCGTACCTTCGCCGGTTAAAGCCCCTGAAAAAGTAGATATGGTGATCTTCCGCGAAAATTCTGAAGATATCTATGCAGGAATCGAGTGGGAAGCAGGCTCTGCTGAAGCGAAAAAGATCATCGATTTTTTACAAAATGAGATGCATGTCACTAAAATCCGGTTCCCTGAAACTTCAGGTATCGGTATTAAACCCGTATCAGAAGAGGGAACGAAGCGTTTAGTACGTAAAGCGATTCAATATGCGATCGATAATGATAAGCCCAATGTCACCCTAGTACATAAAGGGAATATCATGAAGTTTACTGAAGGGGGCTTCCGTGATTGGGGATATGAGTTAGCAAAAGAAGAATTTGGGGCAACACTCATTGGTAATGGCCCATGGTGTGAATTTAAGAATCCTAAAACTGGTAAAATGATCACTATCAAAGATAGTATTGCCGATGCCTTCTTACAACGCATTCTCTTTGAACCAGAGAAATATACCGTTGTGGCGACCCTCAACTTAAATGGTGATTACATCTCTGATGCACTTGCAGCTCAAGTGGGTGGTATTGGTATCGCACCTGGCGCAAATCTTTCTGATTCAATTGCAATCTTTGAAGCAACCCATGGAACGGCTCCTGATATTGCCGGCAAAAATATTGTTAATCCAGGGTCAATTATCCTATCAGCTGAGATGATGCTTCGTCATTTAGGTTGGACAGAAGCGGCAGATTTAGTGATTAAAGCCCTCAATGGTGCCATCTCATCGAAGAGAGTTACCGCTGACTTTGCTCGCATGATGGAAGGCGCAACTGAAGTCTCTACAAGCGAATTTGGCGATGTGATGATTGCAAATATGTAG
- the rdgB gene encoding RdgB/HAM1 family non-canonical purine NTP pyrophosphatase encodes MKKIVIASNNQGKIAEFKSLFAPLNIEVLSLKEVDITSDPEETGLTFVENALIKARNVAKLSGLPTLADDSGLVVPALDGMPGIYSARYSVEGSDQANNALLLKKMAKFQGEKRAAYFKAVLVLLRTENDPVPLIAEGEVHGFITDTILGDGGFGYDPLFFYPPLSRTFGELSASEKNQISHRAIALSSLSAKLSQI; translated from the coding sequence ATGAAAAAAATTGTGATTGCGAGTAATAATCAAGGCAAAATTGCCGAATTTAAATCGCTATTTGCCCCCCTTAATATCGAGGTTCTATCTCTCAAAGAAGTAGATATTACCTCGGATCCCGAAGAAACAGGCCTGACATTTGTAGAAAATGCCCTTATTAAAGCTCGAAATGTAGCTAAATTAAGTGGTCTTCCTACGTTAGCGGATGATTCAGGATTAGTCGTCCCGGCGCTCGATGGCATGCCGGGAATCTACTCTGCACGTTACAGTGTAGAGGGTTCAGATCAAGCTAATAATGCGCTGTTACTTAAGAAAATGGCAAAATTTCAAGGAGAGAAACGCGCAGCTTACTTCAAAGCGGTTTTAGTACTATTACGCACAGAAAATGATCCTGTACCGCTTATTGCCGAAGGTGAAGTACATGGTTTTATTACTGATACTATTCTAGGAGATGGTGGATTTGGTTACGATCCCCTGTTCTTTTATCCCCCACTTTCTCGCACCTTTGGGGAGCTTTCAGCCTCTGAAAAAAATCAAATTTCTCACCGTGCTATAGCGCTTAGTTCGTTATCCGCAAAGCTATCTCAGATATAA
- the brnQ gene encoding branched-chain amino acid transport system II carrier protein, with the protein MSRKTLFIGFMLFALFFGAGNLIFPPTVGQLSGSHFVPAIIGFIVTGVGLPLIGIIAGSFSAEGFRSEAKRVHPIFAILFMVVIYLTIGPFFAIPRTAMVSYEMAVLPYLEGGIETFSSKIIFALIYFALTFYLALNPSKLVDRVGKILTPLLLITIILLIVRAFFLLNDPITEVSKPFIGKNAFFIGFSEGYQTMDTIAAVAFSLIVLSAVKATGLVEQKSIFKQAVIAAIIAGVGLGLVYISLAWIGNNYPLSAEQLQGGNMGTSILTGVARLTYGEGGRFLLSLIVTLACLTTAIGLIVAVSSYFNELYNKISYKVYAVVFTLISFILASQGLDSIIMGAVPILLIIYPITIVLIILIFIDRLSKGISNLAFQLPIYVTLIISFLSVVLSYMEESSFKSLFELLPFQDSSMGWMVPAAIALIIGLMFGKRRPKAQTVQIEK; encoded by the coding sequence ATGTCTAGAAAAACATTATTTATTGGATTTATGCTATTTGCGCTCTTCTTTGGCGCTGGCAATTTAATTTTTCCCCCAACCGTTGGTCAATTAAGTGGTAGTCACTTTGTCCCTGCAATTATTGGTTTTATTGTCACAGGTGTCGGTTTACCGCTCATTGGAATTATTGCGGGCTCATTCTCAGCAGAAGGCTTTCGTTCAGAAGCAAAACGGGTTCATCCAATTTTTGCAATTCTCTTTATGGTTGTGATCTACCTGACTATCGGACCATTCTTTGCCATTCCTAGAACAGCGATGGTTTCATATGAGATGGCCGTACTACCTTATCTTGAAGGCGGTATTGAGACTTTTAGTTCCAAAATCATCTTTGCTTTAATCTATTTTGCACTCACTTTCTATCTTGCACTGAACCCATCAAAACTTGTGGATCGTGTCGGAAAAATCTTAACCCCTCTGCTGTTAATCACAATTATCTTATTAATCGTGAGAGCCTTCTTTTTACTTAATGATCCCATTACCGAGGTTTCTAAACCTTTTATCGGTAAAAATGCTTTCTTTATTGGTTTCTCTGAAGGCTATCAAACCATGGATACCATTGCGGCCGTGGCTTTCTCTCTGATTGTTTTAAGTGCCGTCAAAGCAACCGGTCTAGTGGAACAAAAATCGATCTTCAAACAAGCGGTAATCGCGGCTATTATTGCCGGCGTTGGACTTGGTTTAGTCTATATTTCACTTGCTTGGATTGGCAATAACTATCCATTGAGCGCAGAGCAGCTTCAAGGCGGTAATATGGGAACCTCAATTTTGACTGGTGTAGCCCGTTTAACATATGGTGAAGGTGGACGTTTCCTCCTAAGCTTAATTGTCACGCTTGCCTGTTTAACCACAGCTATAGGCTTAATTGTAGCTGTTAGTAGCTATTTTAATGAGCTCTATAACAAGATCTCTTACAAAGTCTATGCTGTTGTCTTCACTCTCATCAGCTTTATTCTTGCAAGTCAAGGCTTAGATAGCATTATCATGGGCGCTGTTCCGATTCTTTTGATTATCTATCCGATCACAATCGTATTGATTATTCTGATCTTTATTGATCGTTTATCCAAAGGGATCTCAAATCTTGCTTTCCAATTACCCATCTATGTCACATTAATCATTAGCTTTTTATCTGTGGTACTGAGCTATATGGAAGAATCAAGTTTCAAATCCCTCTTTGAATTATTACCATTCCAAGATAGCTCTATGGGCTGGATGGTGCCGGCTGCAATTGCTTTAATCATCGGTTTAATGTTTGGCAAACGCCGACCTAAAGCGCAAACTGTTCAGATTGAAAAATAA
- a CDS encoding cold-shock protein, giving the protein MRIGTVKWFNESKGFGFITPDDGGADVFVHFSTIQGDGFRTLAEGQKVQFEAKESDRGLQTTVCKPA; this is encoded by the coding sequence ATGCGTATTGGAACTGTAAAATGGTTCAACGAATCTAAAGGATTCGGATTTATTACTCCTGATGATGGTGGTGCTGATGTATTCGTACATTTCTCAACTATTCAAGGCGATGGCTTCCGTACTTTAGCGGAAGGTCAAAAAGTTCAATTTGAGGCCAAAGAGAGTGATCGTGGTCTTCAAACAACTGTTTGTAAGCCTGCTTAA